A genomic window from Luteolibacter sp. LG18 includes:
- the mtnP gene encoding S-methyl-5'-thioadenosine phosphorylase: protein MEPAIGIIGGSGLYELEGFDKAEERQIDTPFGPPSDALVGGTFAGRHVWFLPRHGRGHRLLPHEINHRANLWALRSLNVRWLICVTAVGSLKEEYRPRDVVLPDQYFDRTSRREHHTFFGNGIAAHIAFADPVSHGLRAILRETAAGTGCRVHDRGTYVNMDGPAFSTRAESEVNRKLGFHVIGMTNLPEAKLAREAEIALATLCMVTDYDCWKTDEDAVTAESVLSHLHANVAAAKRILAAAIPRIPTVPDWPEHTALEGSIMTARHLWPEKTAADLAPLLSRFL from the coding sequence ATGGAACCCGCGATCGGCATCATCGGAGGCAGCGGCCTCTACGAACTCGAAGGCTTCGACAAGGCCGAGGAACGCCAAATCGACACCCCCTTCGGCCCCCCGTCCGATGCCCTCGTCGGCGGCACCTTCGCCGGCCGCCACGTCTGGTTCCTCCCCCGCCACGGCCGTGGCCACCGCCTCCTGCCCCACGAAATCAACCACCGCGCCAACCTCTGGGCCCTCCGTAGCCTCAATGTCCGTTGGCTGATCTGCGTCACCGCCGTCGGCAGCCTGAAAGAGGAATACCGCCCCCGCGACGTGGTCCTCCCCGACCAGTATTTCGACCGCACCAGCCGCCGCGAGCACCACACCTTCTTCGGCAATGGCATCGCCGCCCACATCGCCTTCGCCGATCCCGTCAGCCACGGCCTGCGCGCCATCCTCCGGGAAACCGCCGCCGGAACCGGCTGCCGCGTCCACGATCGCGGCACCTACGTCAACATGGACGGCCCCGCCTTCTCCACCCGCGCCGAAAGCGAGGTGAACCGGAAGCTTGGCTTCCACGTCATCGGCATGACCAACCTCCCGGAGGCCAAGCTCGCCCGCGAGGCCGAGATCGCCCTCGCCACCCTCTGCATGGTGACCGACTACGATTGCTGGAAGACCGACGAGGACGCCGTGACCGCCGAAAGCGTGCTCTCCCACCTCCACGCCAACGTGGCCGCCGCCAAGCGGATCCTCGCCGCCGCCATCCCGCGGATCCCGACCGTGCCGGACTGGCCGGAACACACCGCCCTGGAAGGCTCGATCATGACCGCCCGCCACCTGTGGCCGGAGAAAACCGCCGCCGATCTGGCCCCGCTTCTCAGCCGCTTCCTCTGA
- a CDS encoding VanW family protein: MHPHPEAEHQAPSRVESALFFLKSRVFIARRLWAERGNPVARHGTGSLWRGAPQIGHAKAALWTQLTAEEFPLTAGKVQNLRAACRRLHGIEVPAGEVFSFWKQLGRTTRARGFTHGRELRSGCLVPNLGGGLCQLSGLLHAAALEAGLEVVERHEHSRTLPGTPVPPERDATVFWNYVDLRFKAPFAWRLEVRLTATDLVVGIRAVTGAGFREEVSKVAPVGSPVRAAADGDCLTCGVTTCFRHPSATKAHTPAAGHSAWVLDGVWPEFNDWCQRHSKPGDRWLTPLNGHRWKKANYTWKPPAGTAIEHATIETLRRSWQQRRLPAQGAVRQKFLLEAQRRLAETLGRRIDPQARHLVVSQTLLPHLWRAGYLGGRTFDVLVNRWPLAELQFRLDEAAERHPESDTLADFRADPELIHAESEALAAAARLVTPHRAIAARFGSRALLLDWKMPELVNRGGVEDGEPRWFFPASALGRKGIHEVAAAMKEIEGELLVLGRAREGSHDPLADVRFRAGTVAEIPSCTALVLPAWIEHEPRLALRALVAGVPVIASRACGLPKHPLLVEIEAGDAEALREAMEGCMGSRRACAVA; encoded by the coding sequence ATGCACCCTCACCCCGAAGCGGAGCACCAGGCTCCCAGCCGCGTCGAGTCCGCCCTGTTCTTTTTGAAATCCCGCGTCTTCATCGCCCGGCGTTTGTGGGCGGAGCGCGGGAACCCGGTGGCGAGGCACGGGACTGGCAGCCTATGGCGCGGGGCTCCGCAGATCGGGCACGCCAAGGCCGCGCTGTGGACCCAGCTCACGGCGGAGGAATTTCCGCTGACGGCGGGTAAGGTGCAGAACCTACGGGCGGCCTGCCGTCGACTGCACGGGATCGAGGTTCCGGCAGGGGAGGTGTTCAGCTTTTGGAAACAGCTTGGCCGGACCACCCGGGCGCGCGGGTTCACGCACGGGCGCGAACTGCGGTCGGGGTGCCTGGTGCCGAACCTGGGGGGCGGATTGTGCCAGCTCTCCGGGCTGCTGCATGCGGCGGCGCTCGAGGCGGGCCTGGAGGTGGTGGAGCGGCATGAGCATTCCCGCACGCTGCCCGGGACTCCGGTGCCACCGGAGCGGGATGCGACGGTGTTCTGGAACTACGTCGACCTTCGTTTCAAAGCCCCGTTTGCCTGGCGGCTGGAGGTGCGGTTGACGGCGACCGACCTGGTGGTGGGCATCCGGGCGGTGACCGGAGCGGGTTTCCGCGAGGAGGTTTCGAAGGTGGCGCCGGTGGGATCGCCGGTGCGTGCGGCGGCGGACGGCGATTGCCTGACGTGCGGGGTGACGACCTGTTTCCGGCATCCCTCCGCGACCAAGGCGCACACGCCCGCGGCGGGGCATTCGGCGTGGGTGCTGGATGGCGTGTGGCCGGAGTTCAACGACTGGTGCCAGCGGCATTCGAAGCCCGGCGACCGCTGGCTGACGCCGCTCAACGGGCATCGCTGGAAGAAGGCGAACTACACTTGGAAACCACCGGCGGGCACGGCGATCGAGCATGCGACGATCGAGACGCTGCGGCGATCCTGGCAGCAGCGTCGACTCCCGGCGCAGGGGGCGGTGCGGCAGAAATTTTTACTGGAGGCCCAGCGGCGGTTGGCCGAGACGCTGGGACGGAGAATCGATCCGCAGGCGCGGCATCTGGTGGTCTCGCAAACGCTGCTGCCGCACCTGTGGCGGGCGGGGTATCTCGGTGGCCGGACGTTCGACGTGCTGGTGAACCGTTGGCCGCTGGCGGAGCTCCAATTCCGGCTGGATGAAGCGGCGGAGCGCCATCCGGAGTCCGACACACTGGCGGATTTCCGCGCCGACCCGGAGCTGATCCACGCGGAGAGCGAGGCGCTCGCGGCGGCGGCGCGGCTTGTCACGCCGCACCGGGCGATCGCGGCGCGGTTCGGTTCGCGGGCGCTGCTGCTGGATTGGAAGATGCCGGAGCTGGTGAACCGGGGTGGTGTCGAGGACGGGGAACCGCGATGGTTTTTCCCGGCGTCCGCGCTGGGCCGGAAAGGCATCCATGAAGTTGCCGCGGCGATGAAGGAGATCGAGGGCGAGCTGCTGGTGCTGGGCCGGGCTCGCGAGGGCAGTCATGATCCGCTGGCGGATGTCCGTTTTCGGGCGGGAACGGTGGCGGAGATTCCATCGTGCACCGCGCTGGTGCTGCCGGCGTGGATCGAGCATGAGCCGCGGTTGGCATTGCGGGCCCTGGTGGCCGGAGTGCCGGTGATCGCGAGCCGGGCCTGTGGGTTGCCGAAGCATCCACTGCTGGTGGAAATCGAGGCGGGCGACGCGGAGGCATTGCGCGAGGCGATGGAAGGGTGCATGGGTTCCCGGAGAGCATGCGCCGTGGCCTGA
- a CDS encoding substrate-binding domain-containing protein gives MHWRDADREDVEFVTSLQLAIEREGCGFTIYPGHRAVNSGFEPVRKMAGREPPDAWAIYQGGRRLIEECRLAHPRTLALGGAVADLDMDVVAWDGGVLVKRSLEILLKAGHRRIVLPLVKTWKDGEHRGVAAFYREMREAGIAVQPSFHLPVVPGGASGFREMLERLWRWTPPTAFIVQTASQAVEMLCFAGSRGLSVPEDLSVIALCSNPLLRELRPSILGLAVESSKLVPHVVNWFVQPPAPARKVLLYPSLGSGDSVGPPPRGN, from the coding sequence GTGCACTGGCGTGATGCGGACCGGGAGGATGTGGAGTTCGTGACGAGCCTGCAACTGGCGATCGAGCGGGAGGGATGCGGATTCACGATCTATCCGGGTCACCGGGCCGTGAACTCGGGATTCGAGCCAGTGAGGAAGATGGCGGGAAGGGAGCCTCCTGATGCATGGGCGATTTACCAAGGTGGCCGGAGATTGATCGAGGAGTGCCGGCTGGCGCATCCACGGACGCTTGCGTTGGGGGGAGCGGTGGCCGACCTCGACATGGACGTGGTGGCGTGGGATGGCGGGGTCTTGGTGAAGCGGTCGCTGGAGATCCTGTTGAAGGCCGGTCACCGGCGGATCGTGCTTCCCCTGGTGAAAACGTGGAAGGATGGCGAGCACCGGGGCGTGGCGGCTTTTTACCGGGAGATGCGAGAGGCGGGGATCGCGGTCCAACCATCCTTTCATCTGCCGGTGGTGCCCGGGGGAGCGAGCGGCTTCCGGGAAATGCTCGAGCGGTTGTGGCGCTGGACGCCACCTACTGCGTTTATCGTACAAACGGCGAGCCAGGCGGTGGAGATGCTGTGTTTCGCGGGCAGCCGCGGGCTTTCGGTGCCGGAGGATTTATCGGTGATCGCGTTGTGCTCGAATCCGCTGCTGCGGGAGCTGCGCCCCTCCATCCTGGGATTGGCGGTCGAGAGTTCGAAACTGGTGCCGCACGTGGTGAACTGGTTCGTGCAGCCGCCGGCACCCGCGCGGAAGGTATTGCTGTATCCGAGTCTGGGTAGCGGGGACAGCGTGGGTCCGCCGCCGAGGGGGAACTGA
- a CDS encoding IS4 family transposase codes for MLVASRPIADNARIFAPLLPPAWMQPLHGNIRHRHFDPSATFWAWTDQILDGNASCSKAVSRVQAWCVEKRRPVPSGATGAYCMARQRLDDGFLHSLHERITRTVTRRHRTADLWHGMAVKSIDGSSVQLMDTSDNQASFPQSSGQKPGCGFPIMAIAGVLDLSSGCWLGMASAPAHTHDTRLAARLLQHFGQGDLALADRAFNSYELVASLGQRGAHSLMRLHAARHRTLDWRKGRKIGPNERLVEWRKPAARPTGSPLDDAQWQALPDILTLRLIRFHYENRAGEKARMVLVTTLTDPATHDWVELADLYARRWDIELKLRDLKTTLRLERFEVRPPGMARKTLLMVMIAHNLIRGMLQSAAIGEGLPVEALSFKGGLDLLLVWKDQGYREGATLRIARDNTIFDEFRAIDFRDVIGHAKKPSEK; via the coding sequence GTGCTCGTCGCCTCCCGTCCCATCGCCGACAACGCCCGCATCTTCGCCCCTCTCCTGCCGCCCGCGTGGATGCAGCCGCTCCACGGAAACATCCGCCACCGCCACTTCGATCCTTCCGCCACCTTCTGGGCATGGACCGACCAAATCCTCGATGGCAACGCCTCCTGCTCCAAAGCCGTCTCCCGTGTGCAGGCCTGGTGCGTGGAGAAGCGCCGACCCGTCCCGTCCGGTGCCACAGGAGCCTACTGCATGGCCAGGCAGCGTCTTGATGACGGCTTCCTCCACTCGCTCCATGAGCGTATCACCCGCACTGTGACCCGCCGCCACCGCACGGCGGACCTCTGGCACGGCATGGCCGTCAAAAGTATCGACGGCAGCTCCGTGCAACTCATGGACACCTCTGACAACCAGGCATCCTTCCCCCAATCCTCCGGCCAGAAACCCGGGTGCGGCTTCCCTATCATGGCCATCGCCGGCGTGCTGGATCTCTCCTCGGGCTGCTGGCTTGGCATGGCCAGCGCGCCCGCGCACACCCATGACACCCGGCTGGCCGCCAGGCTGCTCCAGCATTTCGGACAAGGCGATCTGGCGCTCGCCGACCGCGCCTTCAACTCCTACGAACTGGTTGCCTCCCTCGGGCAGCGCGGAGCCCACAGCCTGATGCGCCTGCACGCCGCCCGCCATCGCACGCTGGATTGGCGCAAGGGCAGGAAGATTGGCCCCAACGAACGCCTCGTGGAATGGCGAAAGCCCGCTGCCCGCCCCACCGGCAGCCCCCTGGACGACGCGCAATGGCAGGCCCTCCCCGACATCCTGACGCTCCGTCTCATCCGCTTCCACTATGAGAACCGGGCCGGTGAAAAAGCCCGCATGGTCCTGGTCACCACGCTGACCGATCCCGCCACGCACGACTGGGTGGAACTGGCCGATCTTTACGCCCGGCGTTGGGACATCGAGTTGAAGCTCCGGGATCTGAAAACCACTCTGCGGCTGGAACGCTTCGAAGTGCGGCCCCCCGGAATGGCCCGCAAAACGCTGCTCATGGTGATGATCGCCCACAACCTGATCCGGGGGATGTTGCAATCCGCGGCGATCGGAGAGGGTCTGCCGGTGGAAGCCCTGAGCTTCAAAGGAGGCCTTGATCTGCTGTTGGTATGGAAGGACCAAGGATATCGCGAGGGCGCAACACTGAGAATTGCTCGAGATAATACCATATTCGACGAATTCAGAGCCATTGATTTTCGAGATGTCATAGGTCACGCCAAGAAGCCGTCTGAAAAATAA
- a CDS encoding DUF4990 domain-containing protein, translating into MKHKTFPLLSVAGALLAGCGLLQAADWYVAPAGSDAGAGSLEKPFATVQRAQQAANPGDTVQIRGGTYRMKNSDISKSKGPYASLTFLDKSGTKDKPITYRAYRDEKPVFDCTDVKPPGKRVSVFSVTGSWLRLVGLEVTGVQVTITDHTQSICFHNNGSNNIYERLLMHDTQAIGIYSVEGSNNLFLNCDAWNNWDSTSEGGRGGNSDGFGCHPPKGSTGNVFRGCRAWFNSDDGFDCINARESVTFENCWAFYNGFTPDMKKRADGNGFKAGGFGKTPASELPSTIPRHTVRNCVAVGNKAAGFYANHQPGGGDWLNNSAYRNSVNYNMLCRLIDEVTDVDGYGHKLVNNLSYGSRWDILKYDASKCQASGNSFTTGLKLTDKDFVSLDDKELLRPRKPNGDLPDMGFLRPAPRSAIVTQGIGAFGK; encoded by the coding sequence ATGAAACACAAAACCTTCCCTTTGTTGTCCGTTGCCGGTGCTTTGCTTGCCGGGTGCGGGTTGCTCCAAGCCGCCGATTGGTATGTGGCTCCGGCGGGCAGTGACGCGGGGGCGGGGTCGCTGGAGAAGCCGTTCGCGACGGTGCAGCGGGCGCAGCAGGCGGCGAATCCGGGCGATACGGTGCAGATCCGGGGCGGGACGTACCGGATGAAGAACTCGGACATTTCCAAGAGCAAGGGGCCCTATGCCTCGCTGACCTTCCTGGACAAGAGCGGGACCAAGGACAAGCCGATCACCTACCGCGCCTACCGGGATGAAAAGCCGGTGTTCGACTGCACCGACGTGAAGCCGCCGGGCAAGCGGGTGAGCGTGTTTTCGGTGACCGGGTCGTGGCTGCGGTTGGTGGGCCTGGAGGTGACCGGGGTGCAGGTGACGATCACCGATCACACCCAATCGATCTGTTTCCACAACAATGGCAGCAACAATATCTACGAGCGCCTGCTGATGCATGACACCCAGGCGATCGGGATCTACAGCGTGGAAGGGTCCAACAACCTGTTCCTGAACTGCGATGCCTGGAACAACTGGGACTCCACCTCCGAGGGCGGCAGGGGCGGAAACTCGGATGGTTTCGGCTGCCATCCGCCGAAGGGCAGCACCGGCAATGTCTTCCGCGGCTGCCGGGCGTGGTTCAACAGCGACGACGGTTTCGACTGCATCAACGCCCGCGAGTCGGTGACGTTCGAGAACTGCTGGGCGTTCTACAACGGCTTCACGCCGGACATGAAGAAGCGCGCCGATGGCAACGGGTTCAAGGCGGGCGGGTTCGGCAAGACGCCGGCCAGTGAATTGCCCAGCACGATCCCGCGGCACACCGTCCGCAACTGCGTGGCGGTCGGGAACAAGGCAGCCGGTTTCTATGCGAACCACCAACCGGGCGGAGGCGATTGGTTGAACAACTCGGCTTACCGGAACAGCGTGAACTACAATATGCTGTGCCGGCTCATCGACGAGGTGACGGACGTGGACGGTTACGGCCACAAGCTGGTGAACAACCTCAGCTACGGCTCGCGCTGGGACATCCTCAAATACGACGCGTCGAAGTGCCAGGCCAGCGGCAACTCGTTCACGACGGGGCTGAAGCTCACCGACAAGGATTTCGTGAGTCTCGATGACAAGGAGCTGCTGCGGCCGCGCAAGCCGAACGGCGACCTGCCGGACATGGGCTTCCTGCGTCCGGCGCCGCGCAGCGCGATCGTCACGCAGGGGATCGGCGCGTTCGGCAAGTGA
- a CDS encoding DUF4982 domain-containing protein yields MMKFPLSLLALVLAVTAPLHAQDMAGPGPRTKYNFNPGWMVNAGDAAGAESPSFADAGWKKVTLPYAWNEDSAFKVDIDQLPTGIAWYRKHFKVPADAAGKKIFLEFEGIRQKGQFFLNGELIGKNDNGVMAFGFDITDKVKPAPAENVLAARFDNAWGGRQWNDRNFYANYGGIPKNVFLHVTDKLHQTLPLYSNLGTTGTYIHAGNFDIAGRAATVTAESQVKNDHAEPTKFSYQVTVAGMDGKVVQTIQGGEQTLAAGETKLVTASGRVSNLNFWSWGYGYLYRVTTTLSVGGKPVDSVTTTTGFRKTEFGHGMLKLNDRAIQLKGYGQRTTNEWPAVGSAVPAWMSDFSNGLMVESGANLVRWMHVTPWKQDVESCDRVGLIQAMPAGDSEKDVGGQRWTERVEVMRDAIIYNRNNPSIVFYECGNAGISEEHMAEMKALRNQYDPYGGRAIGARDMHDSKEAEYGGHMLYINKSSTKPMWMMEYSRDEGLRKYWDDWTAPFHKDGDGPMHQNKPASDYNRNQDSHAVENVRRWFEYWQERPGTGERVNAGGVNIIFSDSNTHHRGAENYRRSGEVDAMRLPKDGFFAHQVMWDGWVEVEKPRIHLIGHWNYAPGVTKPVYVVSSADRVELFVNGQSLGFGEQSSRFLYTWKSVAFRPGSIKAVGYDKGGKKLCETAIQTAGAPAAIKLTPRTGPGGLKADGADLALVDVEVVDAQGNRCPTAMNLIQFDLQGPGEWRGGIAQSPDRPDNFILSRELPVECGINRVMLRSQPQAGEITLRANAAGLKPATIKIPSVAFPVLDGMAKTLPDAGLAAPLLRGPTPAGNSLAPARKAVHIAAATAGSNADQAGMAFDDSEKTNWKSDGKPGTGWIEFTMDHPAVISEITLKLGQFKKSYPLTITVDGKGVYSGETPPSLGYCTLKLEPALGKTVRITLAGAIKDGGAFDMTEITGKKLDDAGGKPVKGALEISEVEIYEPVKTGR; encoded by the coding sequence ATGATGAAGTTTCCGCTCTCCCTTCTCGCGTTGGTCCTCGCGGTGACCGCCCCGCTCCATGCCCAGGACATGGCGGGCCCGGGGCCGAGGACGAAATACAATTTCAATCCCGGGTGGATGGTGAATGCCGGCGATGCCGCGGGTGCGGAATCCCCCTCGTTCGCGGACGCGGGCTGGAAGAAGGTCACCTTGCCCTACGCGTGGAATGAAGACAGCGCGTTCAAGGTGGACATCGACCAGCTGCCGACCGGGATCGCGTGGTATCGGAAACATTTCAAGGTGCCCGCGGACGCCGCGGGGAAGAAGATCTTCCTGGAGTTCGAAGGGATCCGGCAGAAGGGGCAGTTCTTTCTGAATGGCGAGCTCATCGGGAAGAACGACAACGGTGTCATGGCGTTCGGGTTCGACATCACCGACAAGGTGAAACCCGCGCCGGCGGAGAACGTCCTGGCGGCCCGCTTCGACAACGCTTGGGGCGGCAGGCAATGGAACGACCGGAATTTCTACGCCAACTACGGCGGCATTCCCAAGAACGTCTTCCTGCATGTCACCGACAAGCTCCATCAGACCCTGCCGCTGTACTCGAACCTGGGCACCACCGGCACCTACATCCATGCCGGGAATTTCGACATCGCCGGTCGGGCGGCCACCGTCACCGCCGAGTCCCAGGTGAAGAACGACCATGCGGAGCCGACGAAGTTCAGTTACCAAGTGACCGTCGCCGGGATGGACGGGAAGGTCGTCCAGACGATCCAAGGCGGCGAGCAGACCCTCGCGGCGGGTGAAACCAAGCTGGTGACCGCGAGCGGGCGGGTTTCGAACCTGAATTTCTGGAGCTGGGGGTATGGTTATCTCTACCGTGTCACCACCACGCTCTCGGTGGGAGGAAAGCCGGTGGACTCGGTGACGACCACCACTGGATTCCGCAAGACGGAGTTCGGCCACGGGATGCTGAAGCTCAATGACCGGGCGATCCAGCTCAAGGGCTATGGCCAGCGGACCACGAATGAATGGCCGGCGGTGGGCTCCGCGGTCCCGGCCTGGATGAGCGATTTCAGCAACGGCCTGATGGTGGAGAGCGGTGCCAACCTCGTGCGTTGGATGCATGTCACGCCTTGGAAGCAGGACGTGGAATCGTGCGACCGGGTGGGCTTGATCCAGGCGATGCCGGCCGGGGATTCGGAGAAGGACGTCGGCGGCCAGCGCTGGACGGAGCGGGTGGAGGTGATGCGCGACGCGATCATCTACAACCGCAACAATCCGAGCATCGTCTTCTACGAGTGCGGGAACGCCGGAATCAGCGAGGAGCACATGGCGGAGATGAAGGCCCTCCGCAACCAATACGATCCGTATGGCGGGCGCGCGATCGGAGCGCGTGACATGCACGACAGCAAGGAAGCCGAATACGGCGGGCACATGCTCTACATCAACAAGAGCTCCACCAAGCCGATGTGGATGATGGAGTATTCCCGCGACGAGGGGCTGCGGAAATACTGGGACGACTGGACGGCGCCTTTCCACAAGGATGGCGATGGCCCCATGCACCAGAACAAGCCGGCCTCCGACTACAACCGCAACCAGGACAGCCATGCCGTGGAGAACGTGCGGCGGTGGTTCGAATACTGGCAGGAGCGTCCGGGTACCGGGGAGCGGGTGAATGCCGGGGGCGTGAACATCATTTTCTCGGACTCCAACACCCACCACCGCGGCGCGGAGAACTACCGCCGCAGCGGCGAGGTGGACGCCATGCGGCTCCCGAAGGATGGCTTCTTCGCGCACCAGGTGATGTGGGATGGCTGGGTGGAGGTGGAGAAACCGCGCATCCACCTCATCGGGCACTGGAACTATGCGCCGGGAGTGACCAAGCCGGTGTATGTCGTCTCCTCGGCGGACCGGGTCGAGCTTTTCGTGAACGGACAATCGCTCGGATTCGGCGAGCAGAGCTCGCGCTTCCTCTACACGTGGAAGAGCGTTGCGTTCCGTCCCGGTTCGATCAAGGCGGTGGGCTATGACAAGGGCGGGAAGAAGCTGTGCGAGACGGCGATTCAAACCGCCGGGGCTCCCGCCGCGATCAAGCTCACGCCGCGCACCGGGCCGGGCGGCCTGAAAGCGGATGGTGCCGACCTCGCGCTGGTGGACGTGGAGGTCGTGGATGCCCAGGGCAACCGCTGTCCCACGGCCATGAACTTGATCCAGTTCGATCTCCAAGGACCGGGCGAATGGCGGGGTGGCATCGCCCAGTCACCCGATCGGCCGGACAATTTCATCCTCTCCCGGGAGTTGCCGGTGGAGTGCGGGATCAACCGCGTGATGCTCCGGTCCCAGCCGCAGGCCGGGGAGATCACGCTGCGCGCGAATGCGGCGGGATTGAAACCCGCGACGATCAAGATCCCGTCCGTCGCCTTTCCGGTGCTCGATGGCATGGCGAAGACCCTGCCGGATGCCGGGTTGGCAGCGCCGCTGCTCCGCGGGCCGACCCCTGCCGGAAATTCCCTGGCCCCGGCACGGAAGGCCGTGCACATCGCGGCCGCCACGGCGGGCTCGAACGCGGACCAAGCTGGCATGGCGTTCGACGACAGCGAGAAGACCAATTGGAAGAGTGACGGCAAGCCGGGCACGGGATGGATCGAATTCACGATGGACCACCCGGCGGTGATCAGCGAGATCACGCTGAAGCTCGGGCAGTTCAAGAAATCCTATCCGCTGACCATCACCGTGGATGGAAAGGGCGTCTATTCTGGCGAGACGCCGCCGAGCCTCGGCTATTGCACACTGAAGCTCGAACCCGCGCTGGGCAAGACGGTCCGCATCACCCTGGCGGGCGCCATCAAGGATGGCGGGGCATTCGACATGACGGAGATCACGGGCAAGAAGCTCGACGATGCCGGTGGGAAACCGGTGAAGGGTGCCTTGGAGATTTCCGAGGTGGAGATCTATGAGCCGGTGAAGACCGGTCGATGA
- a CDS encoding murein L,D-transpeptidase family protein, whose amino-acid sequence MRRGLILLALFGIVGCRPKDARAEGASTETRQSEMSVQNSNPSPMPGVPKSATVAEAAVPDLPGPERAAAASARVKPALKLELAAKGLRAGDPVFIRIFKEERLLELWIRKRETRKYEFFRSWPVAAMSGELGPKLKEGDGQAPEGFYVVTPERMKPDSQFHLAFNIGFPNAYDEAHGRTGTFLMVHGNAVSIGCFAMTDPKIEEIYTLCADALAHGQPFIRVHSFPFRMTTERMAAAAGEPWEEFWKNLKEGYDRFETDRVPPNVRVEGKRYAFDP is encoded by the coding sequence ATGCGCCGTGGCCTGATACTGCTGGCTTTGTTCGGGATCGTGGGTTGTCGTCCGAAGGACGCCCGCGCCGAAGGAGCGTCGACAGAAACCCGCCAGTCCGAAATGTCCGTCCAGAACTCCAATCCGTCCCCGATGCCCGGGGTTCCGAAGAGCGCCACTGTGGCTGAAGCGGCGGTGCCCGATCTACCGGGGCCCGAACGGGCGGCCGCGGCGTCGGCGCGGGTGAAGCCGGCGCTGAAGCTGGAGCTGGCGGCGAAAGGGCTGCGGGCGGGCGATCCGGTGTTCATCCGGATCTTCAAGGAGGAGCGGCTGCTGGAGCTATGGATCCGGAAGCGGGAGACGCGGAAGTACGAGTTCTTTCGTAGTTGGCCGGTGGCGGCGATGTCCGGCGAGCTCGGGCCGAAGCTGAAGGAGGGCGACGGGCAGGCCCCGGAGGGATTCTACGTGGTGACGCCGGAGCGGATGAAGCCGGACTCGCAGTTCCACCTCGCCTTCAACATCGGGTTTCCGAATGCCTACGACGAGGCCCATGGGCGGACGGGCACGTTCCTGATGGTGCACGGGAACGCGGTATCGATCGGGTGCTTCGCGATGACGGACCCGAAGATCGAGGAGATCTACACGCTGTGCGCGGACGCGCTGGCGCACGGGCAGCCGTTCATCCGGGTGCATTCGTTTCCGTTCCGGATGACGACGGAGCGGATGGCTGCGGCGGCGGGGGAGCCGTGGGAGGAGTTCTGGAAGAACCTGAAGGAGGGCTATGACCGGTTTGAAACGGACCGGGTGCCACCGAACGTGCGGGTCGAGGGGAAGCGGTATGCGTTCGATCCGTGA